The following coding sequences are from one Ammoniphilus sp. CFH 90114 window:
- the spo0A gene encoding sporulation transcription factor Spo0A has product MTNISVVLVDDNKEFTEILSDYIGSQEDMEVRGIAYNGNDVFSLLEEVVPDVLILDIIMPNLDGLAVLEYLRTMKFPKHPKVIVLTGFGHEDITKRALELGADYYILKPFNMDLLIKRIREVSGSSAAATTHYLSEEAIASLKKTTIDPSNGKSLDQVITSYLVEMGIPAHIKGYLYIREAITMVYNDIELLGSITKVLYPDLAKKYNTTPARVERAIRHAIDVGWSRGNMESINHLFGYTVNKMKCKPTNSEFIAMLADQIRLKSAIS; this is encoded by the coding sequence TTGACTAACATCAGTGTTGTTTTGGTTGATGATAATAAGGAGTTTACAGAAATTCTTTCTGATTATATCGGAAGTCAAGAGGATATGGAGGTACGGGGGATTGCCTACAATGGGAATGATGTGTTTTCCCTGTTGGAAGAGGTTGTTCCAGATGTGCTCATTCTAGATATTATTATGCCTAACTTAGATGGGTTAGCGGTGTTGGAATATCTAAGAACGATGAAATTTCCTAAACATCCAAAGGTGATCGTGCTGACGGGCTTTGGTCATGAGGATATTACGAAAAGAGCATTAGAGCTAGGAGCGGACTACTATATTTTAAAACCATTTAATATGGATCTACTGATTAAGCGTATTCGTGAAGTCAGCGGGTCTAGCGCAGCAGCAACAACTCATTATTTATCGGAAGAAGCGATCGCTTCTTTAAAAAAAACCACTATTGATCCTTCCAATGGGAAGTCATTGGATCAAGTGATTACCTCTTATCTAGTTGAAATGGGGATCCCAGCTCATATTAAGGGTTATCTGTATATAAGGGAAGCCATTACGATGGTGTATAACGATATTGAATTATTGGGCTCGATTACGAAGGTTCTCTACCCAGATCTTGCTAAGAAATATAATACCACCCCAGCAAGGGTAGAAAGAGCGATCCGTCATGCCATTGATGTGGGTTGGTCAAGAGGAAATATGGAGTCCATTAATCATTTGTTTGGATATACGGTTAATAAAATGAAATGTAAGCCTACAAACTCTGAGTTTATCGCCATGTTAGCAGATCAAATTAGGTTAAAATCTGCAATAAGTTAG